From the genome of Rhizobium sp. NXC24, one region includes:
- a CDS encoding ABC transporter ATP-binding protein — MAGSDAQTSQLTEPVLSVEGMTTSFLVEGTWKPVVRDVSFTVAPGETVAIVGESGSGKSVTSLSIMRLLQQDMSRITGRVTLGGRDILALSEAEMRKVRGKDVAMIFQEPMTSLNPLFTIGDQISEALLCHGEMSRAEARAETIRLLERVRIPSAASRFDEYPHRFSGGMRQRVMIAMALASRPKLLIADEPTTALDVTIQGQILDLIKMLQEEQGTSVLFITHDMGVVAEIADRTIVMYRGEQVETGATSEVFFHAKHPYTRALLSAVPVLGSMKGRERPLRFPVLNSETGQAEPLTEVADTVAAAQRPVLEVKNLCKRFDIHSGLFGRLQGRVHAVENVSFDLHAGETLSLVGESGCGKSTTGRAIMRLIEPQSGSVLVDGEEMLALDRKGLRDMRRKVQMIFQDPFASLNPRMTIGAAVAEPYLEHKMGTAKQARDKVADLLVKVGLSPDMATRYPHEFSGGQRQRICIARALTLDPKVIIADESVSALDVSIKAQVINLLLDLQQSLNLAFLFISHDMAVVERVSHRVAVMYLGEIVEIGPRQAVFENPQHPYTKKLMSAVPVPDPARRKLKHGIAADELKSPIRSPDHTMQPLKYVEISPGHQVAL, encoded by the coding sequence ATGGCCGGCAGCGACGCCCAGACTTCACAGCTCACCGAGCCAGTGCTCTCGGTGGAGGGAATGACGACCTCCTTCCTGGTGGAGGGGACTTGGAAGCCGGTGGTGCGTGACGTGTCTTTCACCGTGGCGCCAGGTGAAACCGTGGCGATCGTCGGGGAATCCGGCTCCGGCAAAAGCGTCACGTCGCTGTCGATCATGCGGCTGCTGCAGCAGGACATGAGCCGGATCACCGGCCGCGTCACGCTCGGCGGCAGGGATATTCTGGCGCTGTCGGAGGCTGAGATGCGCAAAGTCCGCGGCAAGGATGTCGCGATGATCTTCCAGGAGCCGATGACTAGCCTCAATCCGCTCTTTACCATTGGAGACCAGATTTCCGAGGCGCTGCTTTGCCACGGTGAGATGTCCAGGGCCGAAGCGAGGGCCGAGACGATCCGCCTTCTGGAGCGCGTGCGTATCCCATCGGCCGCCTCGCGCTTCGACGAATATCCGCATCGCTTCTCCGGCGGCATGCGCCAGCGCGTGATGATCGCCATGGCGCTGGCCTCGCGCCCAAAGCTGCTGATCGCCGACGAACCGACAACGGCGCTCGACGTCACTATCCAGGGCCAGATCCTCGATCTCATCAAGATGTTGCAGGAAGAGCAGGGAACATCCGTGCTGTTCATTACCCACGATATGGGTGTCGTTGCCGAGATCGCCGACCGCACTATCGTCATGTATCGCGGCGAGCAGGTCGAGACGGGCGCGACAAGCGAGGTCTTCTTCCACGCCAAGCATCCCTACACGCGGGCGCTGCTTTCGGCTGTCCCCGTGCTCGGATCCATGAAGGGGCGGGAGCGACCCCTGCGGTTTCCGGTCCTCAACAGCGAGACCGGTCAGGCTGAGCCATTGACGGAGGTGGCCGATACCGTCGCGGCGGCGCAGCGGCCGGTGCTGGAGGTGAAAAACCTCTGCAAACGGTTCGACATTCATTCCGGTCTTTTCGGGCGGCTACAGGGCAGGGTGCACGCCGTCGAAAACGTCTCCTTCGATCTGCACGCCGGCGAGACGCTATCGCTGGTCGGTGAATCCGGTTGCGGCAAGTCGACAACGGGCCGCGCCATCATGCGCCTGATCGAGCCGCAGAGCGGCTCGGTACTTGTCGACGGCGAGGAGATGCTGGCTCTTGATCGCAAGGGTCTGCGCGATATGCGCCGCAAGGTGCAGATGATCTTCCAGGACCCCTTCGCCAGCCTCAATCCGCGCATGACGATCGGCGCTGCCGTCGCCGAACCCTATCTCGAACACAAGATGGGAACGGCGAAACAGGCGCGCGACAAGGTTGCCGACCTCTTGGTCAAGGTCGGCCTTTCGCCGGATATGGCGACGCGCTATCCGCACGAGTTTTCCGGCGGGCAGCGCCAGCGCATTTGTATTGCGCGCGCACTCACACTCGATCCCAAGGTGATCATCGCCGATGAGAGCGTTTCGGCGCTCGACGTTTCGATCAAGGCGCAGGTCATCAACTTGCTGCTCGACCTGCAGCAAAGCCTGAACCTCGCATTCCTGTTCATTTCGCATGACATGGCCGTCGTCGAGCGCGTCAGCCATCGGGTCGCGGTGATGTATCTCGGCGAAATCGTCGAGATCGGGCCGCGGCAGGCGGTGTTCGAGAACCCGCAGCATCCCTATACCAAGAAGCTGATGTCGGCGGTTCCTGTTCCCGACCCGGCCCGGCGGAAATTGAAGCACGGCATCGCCGCTGACGAGCTGAAAAGCCCGATCCGGTCGCCGGACCACACGATGCAGCCGCTAAAGTATGTCGAGATCTCACCCGGCCACCAGGTTGCCCTCTGA
- a CDS encoding alpha/beta hydrolase, whose amino-acid sequence MDSSPQPRPTEAGILQFMEICDSFYPPEAVAASIEQQRQWYDALCSRFNRPLPDGMYTRDEVVAGRIPVRHYQPATIRTSICLLYLHGGGFVVGSLESHHAICAEIADHVGAELVSVDYRLAPEHRWPAQTDDCFVVLKQLLAEGKTVVLIGDSAGGNLAAGLAVRAKGERLSGVVGQILIYPALGGDLVSGSYEEMANAPGLTTADVGYYRSVLQAPAGDPVAEPLASSSFAGLPSAFITVAHFDPLRDDGRNYAARLAAAGVEVWFREEPQMVHAWLRARHMSDGASAGFRAICEAASRFSGSN is encoded by the coding sequence ATGGATTCTTCCCCGCAACCCCGACCGACCGAGGCGGGTATTCTGCAATTCATGGAGATCTGCGATTCCTTCTATCCGCCTGAAGCGGTGGCGGCTTCCATAGAGCAGCAGCGCCAATGGTATGACGCACTTTGCAGCCGTTTCAACCGCCCGCTGCCCGACGGCATGTACACACGGGATGAAGTCGTGGCGGGCAGAATTCCGGTGAGGCATTATCAGCCGGCAACGATTCGGACCTCGATCTGCCTGCTCTACCTTCACGGCGGCGGCTTCGTGGTCGGTTCGCTCGAGAGCCATCATGCGATCTGTGCTGAGATCGCCGACCATGTCGGGGCCGAGTTGGTGTCGGTCGATTATCGTCTGGCGCCAGAGCATCGCTGGCCGGCGCAGACGGACGATTGTTTTGTTGTTCTCAAGCAGTTGCTTGCCGAAGGAAAGACCGTCGTGCTGATCGGCGATAGCGCCGGCGGCAATCTGGCGGCGGGGCTCGCCGTTCGGGCTAAGGGTGAGCGGCTCTCCGGCGTTGTCGGGCAGATATTGATCTATCCGGCGCTCGGCGGGGATCTTGTTTCCGGCTCCTACGAGGAGATGGCGAATGCGCCGGGGTTGACGACCGCCGACGTCGGTTATTATCGCAGCGTGTTGCAGGCACCCGCCGGCGATCCGGTCGCCGAGCCTCTTGCGTCATCGTCGTTCGCCGGCCTTCCATCGGCTTTTATAACGGTCGCGCATTTCGATCCGTTGCGGGACGATGGCCGCAATTATGCGGCAAGGCTTGCCGCGGCGGGTGTCGAGGTCTGGTTTCGCGAGGAGCCGCAGATGGTGCATGCCTGGCTGCGTGCCCGGCATATGAGCGATGGCGCGAGCGCCGGTTTTCGCGCCATATGCGAGGCAGCGAGCCGTTTTTCCGGATCGAACTGA
- a CDS encoding CocE/NonD family hydrolase, with amino-acid sequence MTERSFTTIENQWITLKDGTRLAARIWMPDGAESDPVPAVFEFLPYRKRDGTSPRDESTYPVFAAAGIAGVRVDIRGSGESDGVIDGEYTELELANACELIAWIAAQPWSNGYVGMMGISWGGFNSLQVAALRPPALKAVISIASTVDRYNDDIHYKNGCHLSAQLSWAATMLGYQSRSPDPEIVGDRWKDMWLQRLENEPFFMEEWLRHQRRDDFWRHGSICENFADVEIPALVIAGWADGYRNTPLMAVEGLGDTAQALIGPWVHKYPHFAWPKPRADFHGEAIAWWNRWLRGDQNGVEGMPQVRAYILDAVRPAPRRDFDPGFWIAKQDWQKPEMQCFFVEQFGTLMEGMPIPHAPEHAVYLCSPLDTGTTSGEYFTLKPDAEMAIDQRLDDAGSLTFQTTPLAVDHDYLGRPVVTLSLRCDAETANLCARLIDLHPDGTATRVSFGVLNLAHREGNAEPQPLKKGERTTIRLTLDACGYRFRKGHRIGLSLSTAYWPMILPPPENPGLTIDIASIGFGLPKLGEHETIDIKQPDNPDQLPKYIEHAPASTKRQVVRDLSANKTLYEIREDTGLFEHPGTGLSTRQLREEVWSIAPDDPLSMSGTSIWTCDMGRPGWYVRTVATATISCTAAEWIIRASVIAFEGNTQIFEKIFEEKRIPRDLM; translated from the coding sequence ATGACCGAGCGCAGTTTCACCACCATTGAAAATCAATGGATCACCCTGAAGGATGGGACGCGGCTTGCCGCACGCATCTGGATGCCGGACGGCGCGGAGAGCGACCCCGTGCCGGCAGTCTTCGAATTTCTGCCTTACCGAAAGCGTGACGGAACGAGCCCCCGCGATGAATCCACCTACCCGGTCTTTGCTGCAGCCGGGATCGCGGGCGTGCGCGTCGATATCAGAGGTTCCGGCGAATCCGATGGCGTTATCGACGGCGAATATACGGAGTTGGAGCTTGCCAATGCCTGCGAGCTGATCGCCTGGATTGCGGCGCAACCGTGGTCGAACGGCTACGTCGGCATGATGGGCATTTCCTGGGGCGGCTTCAACAGCTTGCAGGTGGCGGCCTTGCGCCCGCCGGCGCTCAAGGCGGTGATATCGATCGCCTCCACGGTCGACCGCTACAATGACGATATCCATTATAAGAACGGCTGCCATCTCTCGGCGCAACTCTCCTGGGCTGCCACCATGCTCGGTTATCAGTCGCGCTCTCCCGACCCCGAGATCGTCGGCGACCGCTGGAAGGATATGTGGCTACAACGCTTGGAGAACGAGCCTTTCTTCATGGAGGAATGGCTCCGGCATCAGCGCCGTGACGATTTCTGGCGGCATGGCTCGATCTGCGAGAATTTCGCCGATGTCGAAATCCCGGCCCTTGTCATTGCCGGTTGGGCGGATGGCTATCGCAATACGCCTCTGATGGCCGTCGAAGGTCTCGGCGATACGGCGCAGGCGCTGATCGGCCCGTGGGTCCACAAATATCCGCATTTTGCCTGGCCGAAGCCCCGCGCCGATTTTCATGGCGAGGCGATCGCCTGGTGGAACCGCTGGCTGCGCGGCGACCAAAATGGTGTAGAGGGCATGCCGCAGGTGCGCGCCTATATTCTCGATGCTGTAAGGCCTGCGCCGCGCCGCGATTTCGACCCCGGCTTCTGGATCGCCAAGCAGGATTGGCAAAAGCCGGAAATGCAATGCTTCTTTGTCGAACAGTTCGGCACGCTGATGGAAGGCATGCCGATCCCGCATGCGCCGGAACATGCCGTCTATCTGTGCTCGCCCCTCGATACGGGGACGACTTCGGGCGAATATTTCACGCTGAAACCGGATGCCGAAATGGCGATCGACCAGCGCCTCGACGACGCCGGCTCGCTGACTTTCCAGACCACGCCGCTGGCCGTCGATCATGATTATCTCGGCCGTCCGGTCGTCACTCTGTCGCTACGCTGCGATGCCGAAACGGCCAATCTTTGCGCCAGGCTCATTGATCTCCACCCGGACGGCACAGCGACACGCGTCTCTTTCGGCGTGCTCAATCTCGCTCATCGAGAGGGCAATGCCGAACCGCAGCCCCTGAAGAAGGGCGAACGCACCACAATCAGGCTGACGCTGGATGCCTGCGGTTATCGCTTCCGAAAAGGCCACCGCATCGGCCTTTCGCTTTCGACGGCATACTGGCCGATGATCCTGCCGCCGCCGGAAAATCCGGGCCTGACGATCGACATCGCCTCCATCGGTTTCGGCCTGCCAAAGCTCGGCGAACATGAAACCATCGATATCAAGCAGCCGGACAATCCCGATCAACTGCCAAAATATATCGAACATGCCCCTGCCTCGACGAAGCGTCAGGTCGTGCGCGACCTCTCCGCCAACAAGACCCTCTATGAAATCCGCGAGGACACCGGCCTTTTCGAACATCCGGGCACCGGTCTTTCCACGCGCCAGCTCCGCGAAGAGGTCTGGTCCATCGCGCCGGACGATCCGCTGTCGATGAGTGGAACCTCGATCTGGACATGCGACATGGGGCGGCCGGGATGGTATGTCCGCACGGTGGCGACGGCGACGATTTCTTGCACGGCAGCCGAATGGATCATCCGTGCGTCCGTCATCGCCTTCGAAGGCAATACGCAAATTTTCGAAAAAATCTTCGAGGAAAAGCGAATTCCGCGCGATCTGATGTGA
- a CDS encoding ABC transporter substrate-binding protein gives MTHEKDQSSQMKIGRRHFLGGAVALGALPALASGLLLPREARAQEAKHGGHLKLGLKGGATSDALDPATYSASVLFVIGRLWGDTLVESDPKTGAPLPSLATSWTPSADASVWTFKIRNDVQFHDGSKMIVADIVATLKRHADKNSQSGALGLMASITGIEEKAGDLVLTLSEGNADLPLLLTDYHLIIQPKGGVDKPAAAIGTGPYILKNFEPGVRAAFEKNPKDWRADRGFVDSVEILVINDNTARMAALASGQVHFINNVDPKTVPMLQRAPNADIVRNAGKGFYCFLMHCDMAPFDNNDLRLALKYAIDRQSILDKVLGGYGTIGNDYPVNSNYALAPTDIEQRPYDPDKAAFHFKKSGLDRPVQLLTSDAAFPGAVDAAILFQQSARKAGITIDVKREPEDGYWTNVWNKQPFCASFWGGRPTQDSRYSTSYLSTAEWNDTRFKRPDFDKLVRQARSELDEAKRKMLYRQLALMVRDDGGLILPVFNDYIMASSKTLKGYVDDIGNDMSNGYIGSRVWFNA, from the coding sequence ATGACTCATGAAAAGGATCAATCTTCACAGATGAAAATCGGCCGCCGCCACTTCCTCGGCGGTGCCGTCGCGCTCGGCGCTTTGCCTGCACTTGCCTCCGGCCTGCTGCTGCCGCGCGAAGCCCGCGCGCAGGAAGCAAAGCATGGCGGCCATCTGAAGCTCGGCCTCAAGGGCGGTGCCACCAGCGATGCGCTCGACCCGGCGACATACAGCGCCTCCGTATTGTTCGTCATTGGCCGCCTATGGGGCGATACGCTAGTCGAATCCGATCCCAAGACCGGTGCACCCCTGCCGTCGCTGGCAACGTCCTGGACGCCGTCTGCCGACGCGTCCGTCTGGACTTTCAAGATCAGGAATGACGTGCAGTTTCACGACGGCAGCAAGATGATCGTCGCCGATATCGTCGCGACGCTGAAGCGGCACGCGGACAAGAATTCGCAATCGGGCGCTCTGGGGCTGATGGCCTCGATCACCGGTATTGAGGAAAAAGCGGGCGATCTCGTGCTAACGCTTTCGGAAGGCAATGCGGATCTGCCGCTCCTTCTCACTGACTACCATCTGATCATCCAGCCGAAAGGTGGTGTCGACAAACCTGCGGCCGCTATCGGCACCGGCCCTTACATTCTGAAAAACTTCGAACCTGGCGTTCGTGCCGCCTTTGAAAAGAATCCGAAAGACTGGCGCGCCGATCGCGGCTTTGTCGACAGCGTCGAAATACTCGTCATCAACGACAACACCGCCCGCATGGCAGCACTTGCCTCCGGCCAAGTCCATTTCATCAACAATGTCGATCCGAAGACGGTCCCGATGCTGCAGCGGGCCCCGAATGCCGACATCGTCCGGAATGCCGGCAAGGGCTTCTATTGCTTTTTGATGCATTGCGACATGGCGCCTTTCGACAACAATGATCTTCGGCTTGCGTTGAAATATGCCATCGATCGCCAGTCGATCCTGGATAAGGTTCTAGGCGGCTATGGAACCATCGGCAACGACTATCCGGTCAATTCCAACTACGCCCTCGCGCCGACCGATATCGAGCAGCGGCCGTATGATCCTGACAAGGCCGCCTTCCACTTCAAGAAATCGGGTCTCGACCGTCCCGTTCAGTTGCTCACCTCCGATGCAGCCTTTCCCGGGGCCGTGGATGCGGCGATCCTCTTCCAGCAAAGTGCGCGCAAGGCCGGCATTACGATCGATGTCAAACGCGAACCGGAAGACGGCTATTGGACAAATGTCTGGAACAAGCAGCCCTTCTGCGCCTCCTTCTGGGGCGGCCGCCCGACGCAGGATTCGCGCTACTCCACCTCCTATCTATCAACAGCCGAGTGGAACGATACGCGTTTCAAGCGCCCTGACTTCGACAAATTGGTGCGGCAGGCGCGGTCTGAGCTCGACGAAGCCAAGCGCAAGATGCTTTATCGACAGCTCGCTCTGATGGTGCGAGACGATGGCGGCCTGATCCTGCCTGTCTTCAACGACTACATCATGGCTTCCTCGAAGACGCTGAAGGGATATGTCGACGATATCGGCAACGATATGTCCAATGGCTATATCGGCAGCCGCGTGTGGTTTAATGCTTAA
- a CDS encoding helix-turn-helix transcriptional regulator — protein sequence MSHLVENLKIACATQRSISHLCRAIDINRQQFNRYINGQTKPSAHNLARIAKYFDLDSADFGLTPRLFRERLRKPNLDFNQSSEFLKAFPGDLTALRRHIGYFQTYHRSPSWPGMVVCSCSRLIEQGGLVHVKSMERLRDPGNGIQQFSKYVGLAAFYRNRIFITERVVGPNPILSQTILLPFDEYQRVYLRGTTMGVSWRKENLPYASRMIWRHVGAEPDLRELLSRCGPLPLSSRLLPPTVRSFLADPSAEVYAVPAEY from the coding sequence ATGTCTCATTTGGTCGAGAACCTCAAAATTGCCTGTGCAACGCAGCGTTCCATTTCGCATCTGTGCCGTGCAATCGATATTAACCGGCAACAATTCAACCGATACATCAACGGTCAGACGAAACCGTCTGCCCATAATCTAGCGCGCATAGCCAAGTATTTCGATCTCGATTCGGCCGACTTTGGTCTCACTCCCAGGCTCTTTCGCGAGCGGCTTCGCAAACCGAACCTAGACTTCAATCAAAGTTCCGAATTCTTAAAAGCGTTCCCTGGAGATCTGACCGCGCTTCGGCGCCATATCGGCTATTTCCAGACGTATCATCGCTCGCCGTCCTGGCCTGGAATGGTCGTGTGTTCGTGCAGCCGCCTTATCGAGCAGGGCGGGCTGGTGCATGTCAAATCAATGGAGCGTCTGCGGGACCCTGGAAACGGCATCCAGCAGTTTTCGAAATATGTGGGCTTGGCCGCCTTCTATCGAAACCGGATCTTCATTACGGAGCGCGTCGTCGGCCCGAACCCCATATTGTCACAGACGATCCTCCTGCCATTCGACGAGTACCAGCGCGTCTACTTGCGTGGAACGACAATGGGAGTTTCCTGGCGAAAGGAAAACCTCCCCTATGCGTCGCGGATGATCTGGCGGCATGTCGGCGCCGAGCCGGATCTGCGTGAACTTCTTTCGCGCTGCGGACCTCTGCCGCTATCGTCGCGCCTGCTGCCACCGACGGTACGCTCGTTTCTCGCCGATCCCTCCGCTGAGGTATATGCGGTGCCGGCGGAGTATTGA